The following is a genomic window from Corvus moneduloides isolate bCorMon1 chromosome 7, bCorMon1.pri, whole genome shotgun sequence.
GATGTCCATCTCCACCTggatgtgctgctcctgcagctgtgcttgCAGCTCCCGGATTTCCTGCGTGGACAAGGTCACATCTCGGCACCCACTCCATTTTCCCTGCCCCATGAGTACCATTGGAAAAGGGGGCCACTTCTGCCCTACCTCTTCGTGCACCTTCTTGAGGAAGGCGATCTCCTCCTGCAGGGACTCGATACGTCTTTCCAGGTCGATGCGTGCCAGTGTGGCTGCATCCACATCCTGGGAGGGACACAGAATGAGGGATAGTGGGGGGTTGCAGGGAGAGCACGAGGGCTGGAAGGTGCAAATCTGTGTCCAGGACCATGCCTTGGTGCTGGGGCCAGGCTGCTGGGGGGAGATGGGGGTAGGAAGGAAGGTGATGTTCCCATGCCACACTACGGGGACGGGTACTCACAGCTCTGAATGCAGCAAGGTTGTTCTCAGCCTCCTCCTTCAGCTGGAtctcctcttgcagcctgtAGGCAGAGAAGGGAGGCTAGGGGGGTCTGGAGGAAGCTCTGTCCCTCCGTGGTGATGTCCCCCCAAGTTGTCCTTAAGCCCAGCATGACCCAGTAGGAAGAAAACAGATTGTCCTCTGTTCCCGGCAGGCAGCAGAGGACTGGCGGGGGGCCAGGGGCTCTTCCTCCCATTCCCTATTATAGTCAACGCCGGAGACATCACAAAGACATGAGGTCAGCTCAGTGCCACGCGCACTGCCCCAGCCCTTATAGGGGAGAGTGACCAGCAGCTGGGGGGACAGTGTGCAGGATCTGGCACAGGGGGTCCAAGAGACGGCCACCGGCTGAGCTAtcccagggagagcaggagcacagagaggTCTCAGCAATGCTGTGGGATGGAGTGTGAAGTGGGGGCTCCTGTGGGGGAGGCTCAGGTCAGGACTGGAGATCCAGACTTGTGCCAGCGGAGGGGACAGTCCCGCAGGCTGCATGCCAGTGGAAAGGCAGCGGGGAGGAGACGGAGGCGCCCAGGTTGTGCTGGCACATGGGGTGGCAGAAACCCAACACCCATTTGTTCTGcaccctgctcctcccctgTCACTGAGAGTTCCTTCATGccaccacccccagctccccagcatcAGGGAGGACCTCAGTGCTGGCTGGCTGTGGTGATGGCTGGGGTTACAGAAGGAGGCAGCAGACTGTGTCACCCCCAGGGGatggtgtccccagggcacagggTCCAGGAAGGAAGGTGCAGACCATCACCAGAACATACAGCTCTCCTCGAGTATCTGCCCCTACTGCCAGGTTCCCCATGCTGGTCAGtccctgggggggtccctgagCCTGTCCACCCTTGTGGATAATCCCCACAGGTGTAGGACTGGATCTGGTGCCACAGCTCTTCCCCAGCATCAGCCAGGtccacagcatctctggggTCTCCCACTGCCCACAGGGCACCATGGACACTCACGGCAggcctggagcatccctggccTTCAGAAGTACAGCcacttcctttcctccctccttcacATCTGGAGCTGATGGAGCACCCTCCTCGGGTTATCTGCCCCCTCACTTCTGCCTGCCTGACTGCATCGGTCTGTCCATTGATCCCACAGAGCTCAGCTCACCCATGGGCCCAGCAGCCCTCCTCAGTGTGAGCAGAGATGGGGACCCCGGGGTGAGGTGCACTTCAATCTCCCAGTTCTGTGTGTCCTGTGGTGTTAcagcccagcctcagccccACAGCAAGGGAGGGCATAGGGGACACCCCTGCTATGGGAGCTACTCTACCCTCTGCGTGCTGCCTCAGTAACCAGAAAGTGGTCAAGGGGGAGAGAGTATTGGGGTCATTATGGGCTCTGAGTGTGAGGCACAAGGATAGCAGTAAGCAACCGAGGGGCTGCCAGAGCGAGCTCTGCCCCTACCCACCCCTAGGGATGGAGATGCACGGATGGATGCCCACAGGGACTCTCCAGGGCCCCCCCCACTCACTTCTGTTTGAGCTTCTGCAGGTCATCAAGCAGGTTATCACGCTCAACTTCCACACGAGCCCGCTGGTTGGTGAGCAGGTCCACCTGGCGCCGGAGCTCCCGCAGCTCCTCCTCGTACATCTCGGCCACGCGGGTGGGCTCCTTGCCCCGCAGGCGGTTCACTTCAGCCACCATGAGGGCATTCTGCTGCTCCAAGAAGCGCACCTTTTCGATGTAGTTGGCGAAACGGTCAttgagctcctgcagctccacctTCTCATTGGTGCGGGTCTGGAGGAACTCCTGGTTCATGGCATCTGCCAGGCTGAAGTCCAGCAGCTCGCCAGCACCCTGGTAGGCACTTTGGTAGGAGCGCAGGGGTGTCACACGGGTGGTGCGGAAGGTGGACACGCTGGGGACGGCCGAGGTGCGGGACACCTGGTAGACGCGGGAGGTGACggagctgccgctgctgccCTTGCCCCCGAAGGAGGCACGAGGGAAGACTGGGGAGCCGCCAAAGGTGCGGCGGTAGGAAGAGACCCGCTGGCTGGAGGAGTAGGACTGGCTCATGGTGGCGGCGTGGGGAGGCGAGGCcggagcagggagcaggcagagggcTGGCGAGCGGCCGGCACAGCTCGGAGAGGCGTCGGGAGGGGACTGCACGCCGCTATTTGTATCCTGCTGACATCACCCGCCCCTCCTGCTGCCGGGCAGCTGGGGGATGCTGCTGCGGGGGGGGTGGCCGGCAGCCCCCGCCCACTGCCCCTCACCTGCCCGCACCTCCCGGAAAGCGAGGGCCCCTGGGCACCCCAGAGTTCCCTGGTGAGGCCTTGACATCGGCCCCCACggctctgccccatccctgggggtgcGAGGGGAGGAAGTGGGGCAGGCTGGTGGTGACCCCCCTGTCAGAGTGCAGTGCTACCCACAGGGGGcccagacagacagacagacagacagcctAGGCTGACGCCatggagggaaagaagggaacaGAGACCTTCGCAACATCTATTGACCCCCTTGAGCCAAGCCCCATGCCAGGTAGTCATGGTCCCCAAATTGGTCTTGAGCACCCCAAAGGGCCCTTGATGATGCCCTGACCCACCCGCTGGTAAGAGCACATGGCTCAGGTCTCCATGTGGGGCCAGACTCCAGCCCCCCCATCGAGAAAGTGAGCAAGGAAGGGCCCTGGAGCGGGGTTGATGTGAGGGAACCCCTGCCCTGAGTGTGCTTGTACTGACCCAGCACCCAAACTCTCTTTCTGACATGGGGGGCTGAGCACTGGCCAGGGTCTGGGTGTTTTCGGAGTGCTGCTGAGTGACCCCGAGCAGGTGCTGGGTCCAAGTCCCAGTGACAGTGACGTCAGCCCCTGTCCTCGCTCCGGCACATTCCCAAAGCAGCAGGCACTCAACCAAAATAGCCTTCCCAGCTCATACTCGTGGGGTGTGGGACATACATACATGGTATTTATAGTGGGGGAGGCACTCTGTTAACCCTTCTTGCTCCAGGCGTGTGGAGAGAACAGCTGGATGGCgaccctgcctggagcagcccctctgATCCCCATCACCCTAAGAGCAGAACAAGGTCCCCAGGTTATCCCGAGGCACTGCAGGCTCTGCCCTGTCTCCTCAGTCTCCCCTTTGGCCGGGAAGTACATTGGGGATCAcaaagcccagcccagctccccaaaAACTCCCAGAATGGGTAATTTCTGAGTCCATCTGAAAACTCCACTACAGCTTCCTGGACAAGCGGTGGGCTACATCAGGGACCCTCACGGCCCTGCACAAACCCATGCCACCTAAAAAGGACATCCTGAGGgagggtggctgtgctgggggaacCCCTCATGAGGGTTCCCCTTGCCTGGGCAgcaccccctcctccccagacTCCCCAGCACACCTGGTGACCCCCAGCTCTGTCCAAGCTGGGCTGTTT
Proteins encoded in this region:
- the DES gene encoding desmin; this encodes MSQSYSSSQRVSSYRRTFGGSPVFPRASFGGKGSSGSSVTSRVYQVSRTSAVPSVSTFRTTRVTPLRSYQSAYQGAGELLDFSLADAMNQEFLQTRTNEKVELQELNDRFANYIEKVRFLEQQNALMVAEVNRLRGKEPTRVAEMYEEELRELRRQVDLLTNQRARVEVERDNLLDDLQKLKQKLQEEIQLKEEAENNLAAFRADVDAATLARIDLERRIESLQEEIAFLKKVHEEEIRELQAQLQEQHIQVEMDISKPDLTAALRDIRAQYESIAAKNIAEAEEWYKSKVSDLTQAANKNNDALRQAKQEMLEYRHQIQSYTCEIDALKGTNDSLMRQMREMEERFAGEAGGYQDTIARLEEEIRHLKDEMARHLREYQDLLNVKMALDVEIATYRKLLEGEENRISIPMHQTFASALNFRETSPEQRGSEVHTKKTVMIKTIETRDGEVVSEATQQQHEVL